From Streptomyces griseorubiginosus, one genomic window encodes:
- a CDS encoding gas vesicle protein K yields MTARPNRLDLEPDTVERDLVKLVLTVVELLRQLMERQALRRFDEGDLSEEQEERIGLTLMLLDDRMTELRERYGLRPEDLNLDLGPLGPLLPRD; encoded by the coding sequence GTGACGGCCCGACCCAACCGGCTGGACCTGGAGCCCGACACCGTCGAGCGGGACCTGGTCAAACTCGTGCTGACCGTGGTGGAACTGCTGCGGCAGCTCATGGAGCGCCAGGCGCTGCGCCGGTTCGACGAGGGGGACCTGAGCGAGGAGCAGGAGGAGCGGATCGGGCTCACCCTGATGCTGCTCGACGACCGCATGACCGAGCTGCGCGAGCGCTACGGACTGCGGCCCGAGGACCTGAACCTGGACCTCGGGCCGCTGGGACCACTGCTTCCCCGGGACTGA
- a CDS encoding gas vesicle protein has product MSMPSRLPDPYGQGSGANLADILERVLDKGIVIAGDIRINLLDIELLTIKLRLIVASVDKAKEMGIDWWEDDPALSTKARRDELSRENAELRERLARLEELEPRRAQEEGS; this is encoded by the coding sequence ATGAGCATGCCCAGCCGGCTCCCGGACCCGTACGGCCAGGGGAGCGGCGCGAACCTGGCCGACATCCTGGAGCGAGTGCTGGACAAGGGCATCGTCATCGCGGGCGACATCCGCATCAACCTGCTCGACATCGAGCTGCTCACCATCAAGCTGCGGCTCATCGTCGCCTCGGTCGACAAGGCCAAGGAAATGGGCATCGACTGGTGGGAGGACGATCCGGCCCTGTCCACCAAGGCCCGCCGGGACGAACTGTCCCGTGAGAACGCCGAGTTGCGCGAGCGGCTGGCCCGGCTGGAGGAACTGGAGCCCCGCCGGGCGCAGGAGGAGGGTTCATGA
- a CDS encoding DNA primase, which produces MNRVGMGLAVGAGYLLGRTKKLKLAFAVGTIVAGKRMHLSPKAVADLVSQQLLKNPQFKEIGDTLREDLRGVGKAASGAMVERQINAIADRLHGRTAQVRDELSGAAKEVPGLYEDEDSEEDEEPDEEETGTKGAEADDETSDEPTDEDEDESADDEDEDESDEAPAAARKTAKRAPAKKTAKKAPAKKAPAKKTSQSRTAGKKTAAKKTTAKKTAAKKATAARGAGRGTRSRLPKGGDE; this is translated from the coding sequence ATGAACCGAGTGGGAATGGGCCTCGCGGTAGGGGCCGGATATCTCCTGGGACGTACGAAGAAACTGAAACTGGCCTTCGCGGTCGGCACGATCGTGGCCGGCAAGCGGATGCACCTCAGCCCGAAGGCGGTCGCTGACCTGGTTTCCCAGCAACTGCTGAAGAACCCGCAGTTCAAGGAGATCGGGGACACGCTCCGCGAGGACCTGCGAGGCGTCGGCAAGGCGGCCTCGGGGGCCATGGTGGAGCGGCAGATCAACGCGATCGCCGACCGGCTGCACGGCCGTACCGCCCAGGTCCGCGACGAGCTCTCGGGCGCGGCGAAGGAGGTGCCCGGCCTCTACGAGGACGAGGACTCCGAAGAGGACGAGGAGCCGGACGAGGAGGAGACTGGCACCAAGGGCGCCGAAGCCGACGACGAGACCTCGGACGAACCCACGGACGAGGACGAGGACGAGAGCGCCGACGACGAGGACGAGGACGAGTCGGACGAGGCTCCGGCAGCGGCCAGGAAGACCGCCAAGCGGGCCCCCGCGAAGAAGACGGCCAAGAAGGCGCCCGCGAAGAAGGCGCCGGCCAAGAAGACCTCGCAGAGCCGCACCGCCGGCAAGAAGACGGCGGCCAAGAAGACCACGGCGAAGAAGACGGCCGCCAAGAAGGCGACCGCGGCCAGGGGGGCCGGCCGAGGCACCCGGTCCCGGCTGCCGAAGGGAGGCGATGAGTGA
- a CDS encoding GvpL/GvpF family gas vesicle protein — MSTYVYGITAASHPDFPEGLGGVGDPAREVRVLTEGDLAAIVSDAPEGLKPKRRDLLAHQNVLSEVGAAGCVLPMRFGSVAPDDDTVTSVLAERADHYKERLRTLDGKVEYNVKATHDEEAVLHRVMSDNPEIRSVTEANRRAGGGSYEERLRLGEMVVAAVKAREAEDANEVRQALEPVAEAISVGPESSGWLANVSFMVERDSAASFLEAVDQLRKSHPHLDLRVNGPLPPYSFVEPGPGEPAGTTVGIDHAEE, encoded by the coding sequence GTGAGCACGTACGTGTACGGCATCACCGCCGCCTCCCACCCCGACTTTCCCGAGGGCCTGGGAGGGGTCGGCGACCCCGCACGCGAGGTGCGGGTGCTGACGGAGGGCGACCTGGCGGCCATCGTCAGCGACGCCCCCGAGGGCCTCAAGCCCAAGCGCCGTGACCTGCTCGCCCACCAGAACGTGCTGAGCGAGGTGGGTGCGGCGGGCTGTGTGCTGCCCATGCGGTTCGGCAGCGTGGCGCCCGACGACGACACCGTCACCTCGGTCCTCGCGGAACGCGCCGACCACTACAAGGAGCGGCTGCGCACCCTCGACGGCAAGGTCGAGTACAACGTCAAGGCCACGCACGACGAAGAGGCCGTACTGCACCGCGTGATGTCCGACAACCCGGAGATCCGTTCCGTCACCGAGGCCAACCGGCGGGCGGGCGGCGGCAGTTACGAGGAGCGCCTCCGGCTCGGCGAGATGGTCGTGGCCGCGGTCAAGGCCCGTGAGGCCGAGGACGCCAACGAGGTGCGGCAGGCCCTGGAGCCGGTCGCCGAGGCGATCAGCGTCGGGCCCGAGTCCAGCGGCTGGCTGGCCAACGTGTCGTTCATGGTCGAGCGTGACTCCGCGGCGTCCTTCCTGGAGGCGGTGGACCAGCTCCGCAAGAGCCATCCGCACCTCGACCTGCGGGTCAACGGCCCGCTGCCGCCGTACAGCTTCGTCGAACCCGGACCGGGCGAGCCCGCGGGCACCACGGTGGGCATCGACCACGCGGAGGAGTGA
- a CDS encoding gas vesicle structural protein GvpA, producing MTVVPAQQGGGGGTSGLYDVLELVLDRGLVIDAFVRVSLVGIEILKIDVRVVVASVDTYLRFAEACNRLDLESGRNKSPGLPDIMGEITESGARGKSKGALSGAAETISDAFKQAREGDGQSESRPRTRKSTASRRKEEQE from the coding sequence ATGACCGTCGTCCCGGCACAGCAGGGCGGTGGAGGCGGCACCAGTGGTCTCTACGACGTCCTGGAGCTTGTCCTCGACAGGGGGCTCGTCATCGACGCATTCGTACGAGTCTCCCTCGTGGGCATCGAGATCCTGAAGATCGACGTACGGGTCGTGGTGGCCAGCGTCGACACCTATCTGCGCTTCGCCGAGGCGTGCAACCGGCTCGACCTCGAGTCCGGGCGGAACAAGAGCCCGGGCCTGCCCGACATCATGGGCGAGATCACCGAGTCCGGCGCGCGCGGCAAGTCCAAGGGCGCCCTCTCCGGCGCCGCGGAGACCATCTCCGACGCCTTCAAGCAGGCGCGTGAGGGAGACGGCCAGAGCGAGTCCCGGCCGCGCACCCGTAAGTCCACCGCCTCGCGCAGGAAGGAGGAGCAGGAGTGA
- a CDS encoding bifunctional phosphatase PAP2/diacylglycerol kinase family protein, producing MSPDVDLTFPKRGRHRLRTLDSRLFRFAAARNWPAAEPVLPRLSRSANHGVLWYATAAAMAAARTPRSRRAAARGLASLAVASLTINTLGKRSVRRTRPVLDPVPLVRQLKRQPITTSFPSGHSASAAAFATGVALESPAWGAAVAPVAWSVALSRVYTGVHFPSDVLAGAALGAGAAFAVRGLVPTRAQVVPPARPRAQVPALPDGEGLVMVANTASGTANRVRALHDGLPLAEVVECEPADVRAELEKAAARAAVLGVCGGDGTVNAAVEIALRHDVPLAVLPGGTLNHFAYDLGVEGARDLTRAVRQGEGVRVDVGRYTGDGREGVFVNACSLGVYPELVRERERWSRRIGGWPAGVVGALRVLRADRHPLEAGFRGRARPLWLLFVGNGTYHRMGLAPGRRSDLADGRFDVRVVHGGRRPALRLLAAAVAGPLTRSPVHAAVQVGRLRLTGVAPGTLLAYDGEVTEVEGEVTLEKLPEALTVYRPLPGN from the coding sequence ATGAGCCCCGATGTCGACCTCACGTTCCCCAAGCGCGGCCGTCACCGCCTCCGGACCCTCGACTCCCGCCTCTTCCGGTTCGCGGCGGCCAGGAACTGGCCCGCGGCCGAACCGGTCCTCCCCCGCCTGAGCAGAAGCGCGAACCACGGCGTCCTCTGGTACGCCACCGCCGCGGCCATGGCAGCCGCCCGCACCCCCCGCTCCCGCCGCGCCGCCGCCCGGGGCCTCGCCTCCCTCGCCGTCGCCTCGCTGACCATCAACACCCTCGGCAAGCGCTCGGTCCGCCGCACCCGCCCCGTCCTGGACCCGGTCCCCCTGGTCCGGCAGCTCAAGCGGCAGCCGATCACGACCTCGTTCCCCTCCGGCCACTCCGCGTCCGCCGCCGCCTTCGCGACCGGCGTCGCCCTGGAGTCCCCGGCCTGGGGCGCCGCCGTGGCCCCGGTGGCCTGGTCGGTGGCGCTGTCCCGGGTGTACACGGGCGTGCACTTCCCTAGCGACGTCCTCGCGGGAGCGGCCCTCGGCGCGGGCGCCGCCTTCGCCGTGCGGGGCCTGGTGCCGACGCGCGCCCAGGTCGTGCCGCCCGCCCGGCCGCGCGCGCAGGTTCCGGCGCTGCCGGACGGCGAGGGTCTGGTGATGGTGGCGAACACCGCCTCCGGCACCGCCAACCGGGTGCGGGCCCTGCACGACGGGCTGCCGCTGGCCGAGGTCGTCGAATGCGAACCGGCCGATGTACGGGCCGAGTTGGAGAAGGCGGCGGCCCGGGCCGCGGTGCTCGGGGTGTGCGGCGGGGACGGCACCGTCAACGCGGCCGTGGAGATCGCCCTGCGCCACGACGTGCCCCTCGCGGTCCTGCCCGGCGGCACCCTGAACCACTTCGCCTACGACCTCGGCGTGGAGGGCGCGCGCGATCTGACCCGGGCGGTGCGGCAGGGCGAGGGGGTGCGGGTGGACGTGGGGCGGTACACCGGCGACGGTCGCGAGGGGGTCTTCGTCAACGCGTGCAGCCTGGGCGTGTACCCGGAGCTGGTGCGGGAGCGGGAGCGCTGGTCGCGCCGGATCGGCGGCTGGCCGGCCGGGGTGGTCGGGGCGCTGCGGGTGCTGCGGGCCGACCGGCATCCGCTGGAGGCCGGGTTCCGCGGCCGGGCCCGGCCGCTGTGGCTGCTGTTCGTCGGCAACGGCACCTACCACCGGATGGGGCTCGCGCCCGGCCGCCGCAGCGACCTCGCGGACGGGCGGTTCGACGTGCGGGTGGTGCACGGGGGACGGCGGCCCGCACTGCGGCTGCTCGCCGCCGCCGTCGCGGGCCCCCTGACCCGCTCCCCCGTCCACGCGGCGGTTCAGGTCGGCCGCCTCCGCCTGACCGGTGTCGCGCCGGGCACGCTGCTCGCCTACGACGGCGAAGTGACCGAGGTGGAGGGCGAGGTGACGCTGGAGAAGCTGCCCGAGGCGCTCACCGTGTACCGCCCGCTGCCCGGCAACTGA
- a CDS encoding ABC-F family ATP-binding cassette domain-containing protein: MGHLEAAHLEYYLPDGRALLGDVSFRVGEGAVVALVGPNGAGKTTLLRLVSGELKPHGGTVTVSGGLGVMRQFVGSVRDETTVRDLLVSVAPPRIREAAEAVDRAEHLIMTVDDEAAQLKYAQALSDWAEARGYESETLWDMCTTAALGVPYDKAQFRQVRTLSGGEQKRLVLEALLRGTDEVLLLDEPDNYLDVPGKRWLEERLKETRKTVLFVSHDRELLSRAAEKIVSVEPSPAGADAWVHGGGFATYHEARQARFARFEELRRRWDEKHAQLKKLVLTLRQAAENSPDMASRYRAAQTRLRKFEEAGPPPEPPREQDIKMRLKGGRTGVRAVTCKGLELTGLMKPFDLEVYYGERVAVLGSNGSGKSHFLRLLAGDQTVAHTGEWKLGARVVPGHFAQTHAHPELFGRTLLDILWKEHAQDRGAAMSRLRRYELTGQAEQAFDRLSGGQQARFQILLLELQGVTALLLDEPTDNLDLESAEALQEGLEAFEGTVLAVTHDRWFARSFDRYLVFGSDGRVRETDGPVWDERRVERAR; encoded by the coding sequence ATGGGACATCTGGAAGCCGCGCATCTCGAGTACTACCTTCCCGACGGGAGGGCGCTGCTCGGCGATGTGTCGTTCCGGGTGGGGGAAGGGGCCGTCGTGGCGCTCGTCGGTCCCAACGGGGCCGGGAAGACGACGCTGCTGCGGCTGGTCTCCGGTGAGCTGAAGCCGCACGGCGGGACGGTCACGGTGAGTGGCGGCCTGGGTGTGATGCGGCAGTTCGTGGGGTCCGTACGGGACGAGACGACCGTACGGGATCTGCTGGTGTCGGTGGCGCCGCCGCGGATCCGCGAGGCCGCCGAGGCCGTGGACCGGGCCGAGCACCTGATCATGACCGTCGACGACGAGGCCGCCCAGCTGAAGTACGCGCAGGCCCTCTCCGACTGGGCCGAAGCGCGCGGGTACGAGTCCGAGACGCTGTGGGACATGTGCACCACGGCCGCGCTCGGGGTGCCGTACGACAAGGCGCAGTTCCGGCAGGTGCGGACGCTGTCCGGCGGTGAGCAGAAGCGGCTCGTGCTGGAGGCGCTGCTGCGCGGCACGGACGAGGTGCTGCTGCTCGACGAGCCGGACAACTACCTCGACGTGCCCGGCAAGCGCTGGCTGGAGGAGCGCCTGAAGGAGACCCGCAAGACGGTCCTCTTCGTCTCCCACGACCGGGAGCTGCTGTCGCGGGCCGCCGAGAAGATCGTGTCGGTGGAGCCCTCGCCGGCCGGGGCGGACGCCTGGGTGCACGGCGGGGGGTTCGCCACCTATCACGAGGCGCGGCAGGCCAGGTTCGCCCGCTTCGAGGAACTGCGCAGGCGGTGGGACGAGAAGCACGCGCAGCTGAAGAAGCTGGTGCTGACGCTCCGTCAAGCCGCGGAGAACAGCCCCGACATGGCCTCGCGGTACCGTGCCGCCCAGACCCGCCTGCGCAAGTTCGAGGAGGCCGGACCGCCGCCCGAGCCGCCGCGCGAGCAGGACATCAAGATGCGGCTCAAGGGCGGCCGTACCGGAGTAAGAGCCGTCACCTGCAAGGGACTTGAGCTCACCGGGCTGATGAAACCCTTCGACCTGGAGGTCTACTACGGCGAGCGGGTCGCCGTCCTCGGCTCCAACGGCTCCGGCAAGTCGCACTTCCTGCGGCTGCTCGCCGGCGACCAGACCGTGGCGCACACGGGGGAGTGGAAGCTCGGCGCGCGGGTCGTGCCCGGGCACTTCGCGCAGACCCACGCCCACCCCGAGCTCTTCGGCCGCACCCTCCTGGACATCCTCTGGAAGGAGCACGCCCAGGACCGCGGCGCCGCCATGTCCCGGCTGCGCCGCTACGAGCTGACCGGCCAGGCCGAGCAGGCTTTCGACCGGCTCTCGGGCGGTCAGCAGGCCCGCTTCCAGATCCTCCTGCTGGAGCTCCAGGGCGTCACCGCGCTGCTCCTGGACGAGCCGACGGACAACCTGGACCTGGAGTCCGCGGAGGCCCTCCAGGAGGGCCTGGAGGCCTTCGAGGGGACCGTCCTCGCGGTCACCCACGACCGCTGGTTCGCCCGGTCCTTCGACCGCTACCTGGTCTTCGGCTCGGACGGGCGGGTACGCGAGACCGACGGGCCGGTGTGGGACGAGCGGCGCGTGGAAAGGGCCCGGTGA
- a CDS encoding GvpL/GvpF family gas vesicle protein, translated as MTGLRYVYAVCRPFGAALQSQLTGLGGDPPRLLTHHGLIAVVSHVPERDFAEAPLRAHLEDLEWLTATARAHQCVIDALTAVTTPLPLRLGTVFRDDSGVRTMMEAREEDFHRILDRVQGRVEWGVKVYAEAEKREPEQEKPAQPVSGRDYLRQRRQQTKAHEDSWQKAESFATRLHDMLSAHAEDSRLHAPQNATLSGAPGRNVLNAAYLVPRADSEEFVELVDRMKDDTPGMRVELTGPWAAYSFTELSDTELSEEERP; from the coding sequence ATGACCGGACTGCGTTACGTCTACGCCGTGTGCCGTCCCTTCGGCGCCGCCCTCCAGTCCCAGCTGACGGGACTGGGGGGCGATCCGCCGCGGCTGCTCACCCACCACGGTCTGATCGCCGTGGTGAGCCATGTGCCGGAGCGGGACTTCGCCGAAGCCCCGCTCCGGGCCCATCTGGAGGACCTGGAGTGGCTGACCGCCACCGCCCGGGCCCACCAGTGCGTCATCGACGCGCTGACCGCCGTCACCACCCCGCTGCCGCTGCGGCTCGGCACCGTCTTCCGCGACGACAGCGGCGTACGGACGATGATGGAGGCGCGCGAGGAGGACTTCCACCGCATCCTCGACCGGGTGCAGGGCCGGGTCGAATGGGGCGTCAAGGTGTACGCCGAAGCCGAGAAGCGCGAACCGGAGCAGGAGAAGCCGGCCCAGCCGGTGTCCGGCCGGGACTACCTGCGGCAGCGGCGACAGCAGACCAAGGCGCACGAGGACAGCTGGCAGAAGGCGGAGTCCTTCGCGACCCGTCTCCACGACATGCTGTCCGCCCATGCCGAGGACTCCCGGCTGCACGCCCCGCAGAACGCCACGCTTTCCGGCGCCCCCGGACGGAACGTCCTCAACGCCGCCTATCTCGTACCGCGCGCGGATTCCGAGGAATTCGTGGAACTGGTCGACCGTATGAAGGACGACACCCCGGGAATGCGCGTGGAACTCACCGGACCGTGGGCCGCCTATTCCTTCACGGAACTCAGCGACACGGAACTCAGCGAGGAGGAGCGCCCGTGA
- a CDS encoding SRPBCC family protein, giving the protein MTETLGSARDATDKAKSNPLTDLAHSEAADRLKAEVQEYLSAQVQRMLVGVGHKLGETTGKLNDIAEGNSPGFAKLALDGGKKLAEGKGPLRSALELGAGKAKDSVVGAFKNLGGGKGKKKGGAGQKPTVIMEFIDVGVDVRTAYDQWTQYQDFSTFAKGVKSANRADDTHTDWQAKIFWSSRSWKATTTEQVPDERIQWTSEGAKGTTKGVVSFHKLADNLTRVLLVIEYYPTGLFEKTGNIWRAQGRRARLDLKHFARFITLKGEAEDGWRGEIQDGEVVKSHEDAVAEEEEEGAEDEEGAEASADEDTEPDDEYRDEEEEDEDVPDEEAEDEYEEYDEEEPEDEPEDELAEDEEPADELPEDEEAEDELPEEEEEEAPEDEEEYAEGGSRR; this is encoded by the coding sequence ATGACCGAGACACTCGGATCCGCACGCGACGCCACCGACAAGGCCAAGAGCAACCCGCTGACCGACCTGGCCCACAGCGAGGCCGCCGACCGGCTCAAGGCCGAGGTGCAGGAGTACCTCTCCGCGCAGGTCCAGCGGATGCTGGTCGGCGTCGGCCACAAGCTGGGCGAGACCACCGGCAAGCTCAACGACATCGCCGAGGGCAACAGCCCCGGCTTCGCCAAGCTCGCCCTCGACGGCGGCAAGAAGCTCGCCGAGGGCAAGGGGCCGCTGCGCAGCGCGCTGGAGCTCGGAGCGGGCAAGGCCAAGGACAGCGTGGTCGGCGCCTTCAAGAACCTCGGCGGCGGCAAGGGCAAGAAAAAGGGCGGCGCGGGCCAGAAGCCCACGGTGATCATGGAGTTCATCGACGTGGGCGTGGATGTGCGCACCGCCTACGACCAGTGGACCCAGTACCAGGACTTCTCCACCTTCGCGAAGGGCGTCAAGAGCGCGAACCGCGCCGACGACACCCACACCGACTGGCAGGCGAAGATCTTCTGGTCCAGCCGCAGCTGGAAGGCGACCACCACCGAACAGGTCCCCGACGAGCGGATCCAGTGGACCTCGGAGGGCGCCAAGGGCACCACCAAGGGCGTCGTGTCCTTCCACAAGCTCGCCGACAACCTCACCCGCGTCCTGCTGGTGATCGAGTACTACCCCACGGGCCTCTTCGAGAAGACCGGCAACATCTGGCGCGCCCAGGGCCGCCGGGCCCGGCTCGACCTCAAGCACTTCGCCCGCTTCATCACCCTCAAGGGCGAGGCGGAGGACGGCTGGCGCGGCGAGATCCAGGACGGCGAGGTCGTCAAGAGCCACGAGGACGCGGTGGCGGAGGAGGAAGAGGAGGGCGCCGAGGACGAAGAGGGCGCCGAGGCCTCCGCCGACGAGGACACCGAGCCCGACGACGAGTATCGGGACGAGGAGGAAGAGGACGAGGACGTCCCGGACGAGGAGGCCGAGGACGAGTACGAGGAGTACGACGAGGAGGAGCCCGAGGACGAGCCTGAGGACGAGCTCGCCGAGGACGAGGAGCCCGCGGACGAGCTGCCCGAGGACGAAGAGGCCGAGGACGAGCTGCCCGAGGAGGAAGAGGAAGAGGCTCCGGAGGACGAGGAAGAGTACGCCGAGGGCGGGAGCCGACGATGA
- a CDS encoding Vms1/Ankzf1 family peptidyl-tRNA hydrolase, with the protein MDLAFLHPLYEHQGPWASVYVDTPPHTEDAPHERHLAAVAVARELSAQGADEDTCGAVREALEDLRHSSEPHGRAVFARAGKVVLDPPLTRSPESGVVRWAPLPHTAPLLELAGEDPVCVVAYVDRKGADFELRGALGRRDAGSVTGKQWPLHRTSTADWSERHFQLRVENTWEHNAAEIADALAVCQEETGADLLILVGEEREKRSVRERLPKRLHDLVVEAEHGAGSRLLDEDVERARTGHVRQRAERELERFLAARAPGDDGRPGAVEGVPALVEAAREHRIDELLIRPDGPDAHREVWIGEDPDQLAVRRTELKILGEQNSWSARADDALIRSAVATGAPALSVTPAAGAAGAAGASGEEVPVGGLGALLRWA; encoded by the coding sequence ATGGATCTCGCCTTTCTGCATCCACTCTACGAACATCAGGGCCCCTGGGCCTCCGTGTACGTGGACACCCCACCCCACACGGAGGACGCCCCCCACGAGCGGCATCTCGCGGCGGTCGCGGTCGCCCGGGAGCTGTCCGCGCAGGGGGCCGACGAGGACACCTGCGGGGCGGTGCGGGAGGCGCTGGAGGACCTGCGGCACTCGTCCGAACCGCACGGCAGGGCCGTCTTCGCGCGGGCCGGCAAGGTGGTCCTGGACCCGCCGCTGACCAGGTCCCCCGAGTCCGGCGTGGTCCGCTGGGCCCCGCTGCCGCACACCGCGCCGCTGCTGGAGCTGGCCGGCGAGGACCCGGTCTGCGTGGTGGCGTACGTCGACCGCAAGGGCGCCGACTTCGAGCTGCGCGGCGCGCTGGGCCGGCGGGACGCCGGTTCGGTGACCGGGAAGCAGTGGCCGCTGCACCGTACGAGCACGGCCGACTGGTCGGAGCGGCACTTCCAGCTGCGGGTGGAGAACACCTGGGAGCACAACGCGGCCGAGATCGCCGACGCGCTCGCCGTCTGCCAGGAGGAGACCGGCGCCGACCTGCTGATCCTGGTCGGTGAGGAGCGCGAGAAGCGGTCGGTGCGCGAGCGGCTGCCCAAGCGGCTGCACGACCTCGTCGTCGAGGCCGAGCACGGCGCCGGCAGCCGGCTGCTCGACGAGGACGTCGAACGGGCCCGCACCGGCCATGTACGGCAGCGCGCCGAGCGGGAGCTGGAACGGTTCCTCGCGGCCCGTGCACCGGGCGACGACGGGCGTCCGGGCGCCGTGGAGGGCGTGCCCGCGCTGGTCGAGGCGGCGCGTGAGCACCGTATCGACGAACTCCTGATCCGTCCGGACGGCCCGGACGCGCACCGCGAGGTGTGGATCGGCGAGGATCCCGACCAGCTGGCGGTCCGCCGTACGGAGCTGAAGATCCTCGGCGAGCAGAACTCCTGGTCGGCCCGTGCGGACGACGCGCTGATCAGGTCGGCGGTGGCGACCGGCGCGCCGGCGCTCTCGGTGACACCGGCCGCCGGAGCTGCGGGAGCTGCCGGGGCTTCCGGGGAGGAAGTCCCGGTGGGCGGCCTCGGCGCACTGCTGCGCTGGGCGTGA
- a CDS encoding gas vesicle protein GvpG, whose translation MGLIGEVLLLPFAPVRGSAWVIRQVLNEAERLYYDPAAVRAELARLEERLEAGEIDEEEFDRQEDELLERLEIGLRGGAGTGDGTTR comes from the coding sequence GTGGGTCTCATCGGAGAGGTACTGCTCCTGCCCTTCGCCCCGGTGCGCGGCAGCGCCTGGGTGATCAGACAGGTGCTGAACGAAGCGGAGCGCCTCTACTACGACCCGGCAGCGGTCCGGGCCGAACTCGCCCGGCTCGAGGAGCGTCTCGAGGCGGGCGAGATCGACGAGGAGGAATTCGACCGACAGGAGGACGAACTCCTCGAACGACTGGAGATCGGCCTGCGCGGCGGCGCGGGGACTGGCGACGGGACGACACGATGA
- a CDS encoding gas vesicle protein, producing the protein MTVIERREVALVDLLDRLLAGGVVITGDITLRIADVDLVRIDLNALISSVNAQVPSPWGD; encoded by the coding sequence GTGACCGTGATCGAACGGCGCGAGGTGGCCCTCGTCGACCTCCTCGACCGGCTGCTGGCCGGCGGGGTCGTCATCACGGGGGACATCACCTTGCGCATCGCGGACGTCGACCTCGTCCGCATCGACCTGAACGCGCTGATCAGCTCGGTCAACGCGCAAGTACCCTCACCGTGGGGAGACTGA
- a CDS encoding class I SAM-dependent methyltransferase has protein sequence MSNSQGTPRETAVYTHGHHESVLRSHTWRTAANSAAYLLGSLKPHMKILDIGCGPGTITADLAALVPGGHVTGVDHAPGILDQARAVSAERGLANVDFAVADVHALDFPDDTFCVVHAHQVLQHVGDPVRALREMLRVIRPGGYIAVRDSDYAAMTWYPASTGLDDWLDLYRRVARANGGEPDAGRRLKSWALRAGLRDITATSGTWTYSTAEERAWWSGLWADRTLASAYAERATEGGHATTGELRAVSDAWRTWGEQEDGWFCVLHGEILCRKEA, from the coding sequence ATGTCGAACTCTCAGGGCACACCGCGGGAGACCGCCGTCTACACGCACGGGCACCACGAGTCCGTGCTGCGTTCGCACACCTGGCGTACCGCCGCCAACTCGGCGGCCTATCTGCTCGGTTCGCTCAAGCCCCACATGAAGATCCTGGACATCGGCTGCGGACCGGGCACGATCACCGCCGACCTGGCCGCGTTGGTCCCCGGCGGGCACGTCACCGGGGTGGACCACGCGCCCGGCATCCTGGACCAGGCCCGGGCCGTATCGGCCGAACGGGGTCTCGCCAACGTCGACTTCGCGGTCGCGGACGTGCACGCGCTGGACTTCCCGGACGACACCTTCTGCGTGGTCCACGCCCACCAGGTGCTCCAGCACGTCGGCGACCCGGTGCGGGCGCTGCGCGAGATGCTGCGGGTGATCAGGCCGGGCGGCTACATCGCGGTCCGCGACTCGGACTACGCCGCCATGACCTGGTACCCGGCGTCCACCGGGCTCGACGACTGGCTGGACCTGTACCGCCGGGTGGCCCGCGCCAACGGCGGGGAGCCGGACGCCGGGCGCCGGCTGAAGTCCTGGGCGCTGCGGGCCGGCCTGAGGGACATCACGGCGACCTCCGGCACCTGGACGTACTCCACCGCCGAGGAGCGCGCGTGGTGGAGCGGGCTGTGGGCGGACCGGACGCTGGCTTCCGCGTACGCGGAGCGGGCGACCGAGGGCGGCCACGCCACCACGGGGGAATTGCGGGCCGTCTCGGACGCCTGGCGGACATGGGGCGAGCAGGAGGACGGCTGGTTCTGTGTCCTGCACGGGGAAATCCTGTGCAGGAAAGAAGCCTGA
- a CDS encoding hydrophobic protein, with protein MIAILLVLLLVLILFGAGFAVKILWWIALAVLVLWLLGFLLRGTTAGGGRGRWYRW; from the coding sequence ATGATTGCCATCCTGCTCGTACTGCTTCTGGTGCTGATTCTCTTCGGTGCCGGATTCGCGGTGAAGATTCTCTGGTGGATCGCACTGGCCGTGCTGGTCCTGTGGCTGCTGGGGTTCCTGCTGCGCGGGACGACAGCGGGCGGCGGCAGGGGCCGTTGGTACAGGTGGTGA